The Pirellulales bacterium genomic sequence CATTTCCGGGGAAATGCCTTCCCCGGCCCAATTCGTTTCCTCCCGCGCGACAACCGTTTCCCCCACGCTGCCAAGAGGCGCATCCTCATTTGAAGCTGCCGTAAGCGGTTCGGCAAAAACGGTATCAGCCGCCGATGGATTCGGCCCATTGCCACGCGCAATTTCATGCGCCGGATCAAACCGGGTCTCGCGAACTGGGGCTGGAGCCAACCGCGAAGTCGGTTCCGCCTGGTCCGTTTGGGCTGAGCGTTCAATTTCAGGCATTCTTCGTCGGCCCAGGGTACATGGCCGCCTTTCAACTCGGCGCGATACAATTCGCGCAACCGTCAAGCTTTAACCATCCTCCTACATCGGCAGATGGCTAGCAGCGAATTGAAATAGAATTTCCACCCAGCAATCCAGCACTCTTGCTAGCGAAAAAAGTAAGGGCATCGCAGAAAAGCACGTAGCCTAGCGCGCCAGCAAATCGGAAACTTGTATGATAGCACAGCAATCAAACCGGGCAGTATTTCAGAAGTAGATTGTTCTCTCAGCCTTTGGCGGCATCAATTGCTTGTTGCAAGCGACTCTTGGGCTGCACGCCCACAAACCGATCGACCACCTGCCCGCCCTTGAAAATCATCAAGGTCGGAATGCTATTCACGCTGTAGTTCATAGCCACGTCCGGATTGTCGTCGATGTTCACTTTGCCAATTTTGAAGGTTCCCTGGTTTTCTTTGGCAAGTTCTTCCACAACCGGGGCAATCATGCGGCAAGGGCCGCACCAGGGAGCCCAAAAATCAACTAACACCGGCACCGGCGATTGGAGCACATCGCCCTGAAATGTGGCATCACTGAATTCCGTAACGTTAGCCATACTAATTTCCCCTTGATGAATGTCCGCCGGCCTGGTTGCCGCCGTGCGGATGCAGTAA encodes the following:
- the trxA gene encoding thioredoxin gives rise to the protein MSMANVTEFSDATFQGDVLQSPVPVLVDFWAPWCGPCRMIAPVVEELAKENQGTFKIGKVNIDDNPDVAMNYSVNSIPTLMIFKGGQVVDRFVGVQPKSRLQQAIDAAKG